A window of Nitratireductor kimnyeongensis genomic DNA:
AGATGCTTCAACGAATTGAGGCATCGATGAGCGAAGGCAAACAAAAGGACATCATTCTCGAAACGGATGCGGATGCCATTCGTCTTGCGAAGACGCTTGTGCGCGTTGCGCGCTTTGGTGCGCTGGCGACAATTGATCCAGAGGATGGCGCACCCTTCGCCACCCGTGTTGCCACGGCAACTGATCTGGACGGCGCGTCGCTCATCTTGGTGTCTGGACTGTCCGCTCATACGAAGGGGCTGGAATCCGATCCACGCTGCTCCCTCCTGTTGGGCGAACCCGGCAAAGGCGACCCGCTGGCGCATCCACGCCTTTCCGTCAAGGCTGCCGCATTGCGACTGGAGCACGACAGCGAAGACCATGCGCGCGCCAAGCGTCGCTATCTCGCACGCCATCCCAAGGCCAAGCTGTATATCGATTTCCCGGATTTCTCTCTCTACCGGCTGGAGCCAAAGACGGCACTTCTCAATGGCGGTTTCGCCCGCGCCTACAGACTTTCACGCAAAGAGCTTCTGTTCGATAGCCCGGCACTTGCCGGCCTTGCCGAAGCGGAAGCTGGCGCCATCGCTCATATGAACAGCGACCACGCAGACGCGATCGAAAATTACGCCCGCTTTTTCTCGAAAGAACGATCGGGAAAATGGCAAATGACCGGGATCGATCCTGAAGGCATCGACCTGGCGCTTGGCGATGAAACCCGCCGCATCTTCTTTGACACTCCCTTGGACGAGGCAGCACAGATGCGGCATGTCCTCGTAGCGATGGCTGGACAAGCTCGTGCAGGACTAGCCGCGTGACACGGAACCTTATCCCCATCGACAGCGCTGAAGATCCACGCATCGCAGCCTATCGCAACATCCGGGAGCGTGATCTGGTGGGTCGTCAGGGACGGTTCGTCGCCGAAGGGCGCGTCGTGCTCAACGTTCTCTTTTCTACCAGCCGGTTCACGGCAGAAAGCGTCTTCTTGCGTGAAAATCGCGTTGCGGGGCTGTTCGATCTGATCGAACGCATTCCCGAGACTGTTCCGATTTACACGGCCAGCGCTTCAATCATGGACGAGGTTGCCGGTTTCGAGATCCATCGGGGCATTCTGGCGATCGGTCGCAAGCGGGAAACAAGCGGCGAAGCGCTGCTCGATACGCTGCCTGAGGCAGCGCTGGTGGTCGCACTCTCGGGCATATCCAATCACGACAATATGGGTTCGATCTTCCGCAACGCCGCCTCTTTCGGCGCTGCCGCCGTCTTGCTCACCGATGATTGCTGTGATCCTCTCTATCGCAAGGCTATTCGTGTTTCGGTAGGCGCAGCGCTGAAACTTCCCTTTGCGCGGTTCAGCGATACAGCCACTCTTGCGACCGCGCTGCACGACCGGGGGTATTCAATTCTCGCACTGAGCCCGCAAGGAAAGATCGACATTGCAGAGATTAAGCGCGATCCGCGCCATGCATTGCTTCTTGGCAGCGAAGGGCACGGACTTTCGGAAGAGGATATGAAGCGGCTTCCCACCGCCCGGATTGCCATGGCCCCGGATTTCGACAGTCTCAACGTGGCTGCGGCTTCTGCCATTGCACTGCACCGCCTCTGGTGCCCGGTCTAAAGCTGGGATGCCCGATCGCGCAGGGTGCGCACTCTTTCGGCAAGGCTTAGGGGGCGGTCATCGGCTCCGGTCTCCTCAGCCTGAATGGCTTGTGCGATCGGCGAACCCTCCCCTTCCAGCGAGGCGGTCAGGCCAATCACTTCGGCTGCCAGGCTATGGATCTGCTCGCGCAACGCTCCATCCGCGTGTGCATCATCGCCTGCCTTGGCACGCGGAGCCTTTCCGTTTTTCTTGTTTTCCGAAAGCTCGGCACGCAATTTCTTGTTTTCCTGAAGCAGCCTGGAAATACGTGTCTTGAGTTTTTCCTGATCACCTTCAGAAGATTGTTGCATGGCCGTCGTCTTTGAACCTCCATCGGCCAAAAGCGTGCGAAGTTGCAGGGATCTGTCTGCAAGTTCGCGTGACAGGCGCTTGCATTCCGCCTCCGCTTCCTTCAACCGGCGAGCCCCCTCTTCAGACAAGCTGGCCTCGCTCGCCCCATTCTTCTCCTTGCGGAGACGCGCAATTTCAGTTTCCCTGCGTTCCAGCTTTTCTTCGTGCTCGTAGAGCGCTCTCATCTGCACCTCCAGCTTTTTCTGAAGGTCTGCGTTACGCTTCTCGGCCATTTTCAAGCCGGCTTCAGCCTCTTTGCGTGCGGTTTCGGCTTCGCGTGCTGCACGAATTGCATCCTTACGATCACGACGAAGTTCGGCCAGGTCATCCTCCACCTTGCGCAACTCCGTCTCGCGAGCGACCATTTCGATCTGCCGGCTGCTTGCCAGCAAGCGCTCTTCCTCATAGCGGTCATTGAGTTCCGTCAGCGCGTTACCACGTACTTCAAGCTCCGAGAGCGCTTCTTCCAGCCTGGTTTCCAGCGTGGAAATGACTTCAGCGTTCTCCGCCAGAGCCGTGCGCTGCTTTTCGGTTTCGCCGCGCAATTCGGCAATCACCTTGTCCTGTGCGTCGCGATCCTCGGCAAGCTGCCTGGCCTCATCGCTCAACCGGGCGATTTGGACCAGTTGCGAAGACGTCTTCGCGTTCAGGGACTCGATGTTCATTTCGAGCCGGCGGGCCGCCATGGCGTGGCTGGCGCGCAACTGATCCTTCTCCGCCTCGAGTTCATTGGCAGAAAGCGGCAGGCTGGCTTCTATACGCTTTGTCGTGAGCCGCACCGCCCTGCGCCACACAAGCGGCGCCATCGCAAGAGCGAGGAATCCGGCGGCAAAGAAGCCCAGAAGAATAAGCAGTATCGTCGTGATCACCGCATGAAACCCATTTCGTCAAGGAAACCCTGCATGTGCAGTTGTCACCTCATTGGGTCACGCAAAACGGCACGCGCGTCAAGCTGATACGTGCAGGAAGAAGGTTGAGACCATCGGAGGAAAGCCGCAATAAGCCTGTCCCCCCTGTCCGGTCTACGTCAGAACGGATTCCAGGTCGGTTTGGGTGTCATCTTCAGATACCCCAGATTGACGCCAAGGCGAGCGCCGACACCAGTCCGGATCGGAACCAGAATCATGTTGTCGTTGGTCAACGCGTTGAAACCTAGACCAGCCACCAGATAGGCAGAGCCCGCAACGCCGCCGAAACGCCGGTACAGATCATTCACCGAATTGAGGTTATAGACGAGGATCATCACGCGGGACCCCTGACCGCCATAGTCCCAGCCGATAGATGGTCCCTGCCAGAAAACCTTATGGTCGCCAGCGTTCTTGGTATAAAGCAGGCCCTCGCCATAGGTCAGACCGCCGATAAACGCGCCGGAGCCTTCCTCGCCAAGAACATAGCCGTTCGGCAAGCCGTAATTGGAGAAGATCTTCTCCACCACGGCTGCCAGACCGCCCGTGGTGGCGCCGAAAAACCCGTGTCCGGCGTCAACGATCTCCTGAGCCGTGTAGCCATTGTTGGCCCGTGCCGAATTGGTGGTCACGGAGATGGCGCCCAGGCCGACAGCGAAAACCACCAGAAAGACCTGGATAAACCGCGTCCAATCAAAAAGCCGTGCAGGCATTGTTCATTCTCCATCCATGAGTGGCTGTCATAGACCCAGACCGCCCACCGTTACCCCGCCGAGAGCCACGATTGCTTCAAAATAGGCCGTGAATCTTTTCCAACTGTTAACCTCAACCTGAAACATGGCCGGCGCATGGCCCAACGCCACGGATAAGCGTCCGCCGCCAGCGCCATTTCCGGCCAAACTGTTGCCGGTTTTCGCGCGCCTGTGTAACCAGAAGCAGCGTGTTCCATGAACTGATTCGGTTGGTGACTGGAACCTGTTCGAAGTCGGAACCACAAGAGCAAAGACCGTCCGGCACGCGCCATCCACAGGCGGCGATGGCTCGATCGGCAACAACGTCTGGAGGACAGATGCCCATGTCCGAACTTTTCTCACTGAGCGCAACCGATCTCGCCGCTCTTCTGTGCAGTCGCGTATGCCACGACATCATTTCGCCGGTGGGTGCAATCAACAACGGCCTCGAACTGTTAGACGAGGGCGGCGCTGACGAAGATGCCATGGCCCTGATCCGCGCCAGCGCGGTGAACGCCTCGGCACGCCTCCAGTTTGCCCGCATTGCCTTTGGCGCCGCCGGCTCGGCAGGCATGCAGATCGATACAGGCGATGCACAGGCAGTCGCCACGGCCTTCATAGCGAACGAAAAGCCCGACCTCGAATGGCACGGCGCGCGTGCGCTTCTGCCCAAGAACCAGGTAAAGCTTTTGCTGAACCTGCTGCTCGTCGCCAATTCCGCTATTCCGCGTGGTGGCAAGCTGCGCGTTTATCTAGAAAATCTGGAAAGCGCCCCCTCCTTCAAGATCAAGGCTGAGGGGCCAATGCTGCGCGTTCCACCGAAATTTCTTGAGCTTCACTCTGGAAGCAAACCGGAAGAGCCGATCGATGCCCACAGCGTCCAGTTTTACTACACGCTGCTGCTGGCCCGCGATACAGGCATGACCGTCAATATTCGCGCCACGGCCGACGAGATTATCCTGGCTGCCGGGAAATAGTCCGTTAACCATAAGTCTTTGCGGCAGCTTTACCAGCCCTGCTCCATAATCCTTCCTGCTTGCCTGACAGCGGCAACTGCATTGCACGAAAGGATGTGGAAAATGGCTCGCTGCCTGATCGTCGACGATTCCAGCGTCATCCGGAAGGTCGCCAAACGGATACTTGCCAGCGCGGAAATGATGGTCACCGAGGCCGCCAGTGGGCAAGAGGCCCTCGATCTGTCCGCCCATGACATGGCCGACATCATCATTATCGATAGCTCGCTGCCGGATATGGATTCAAGCGATGTTGTTCGCCGGTTGATGGCTTTGCCCGCGGAGTTCAAGCCTTATATTCTCTTGTGTCTGGCTGAACTCGACCTCGGCGCGATCATGCGCGCGAAGCGGGCTGGTGCCCAGGGCTATATGTTGAAGCCCTTTACCCGCGCGCAATTGCTCGAACAATTCCGAGAATTTCAAACGGCCGCTTAGCGCCTTGCCGCAGCAATAACAAACTCAGGCAAAGCAAAAACCCGGCCTCGCGGCCGGGTTTGCGCGTTTTGAAGGGGATTTGAAAAGAGGTCAGGCGCTTTCGCGAATTTCCTCGGGCTCGCGCAGCACGTAACCGCGACCCCACACCGTCTCGATGAAATTCTGACCGCCGGACGCCGCATCAAGCTTCTTGCGAAGCTTACAGATGAAGACGTCGATGATCTTCAACTCCGGTTCATCCATCCCACCATAGAGATGGTTCAGGAACATTTCCTTGGTGAGCGTCGTTCCCTTGCGGAGCGAGAGCAGCTCCAGCATCTGGTATTCCTTGCCAGTCAGGTGGACGCGCTGCCCAGCGACCTCGACCGTCTTGGCGTCCAGGTTCACGATCAGATCACCGGTGGTGATAACCGACTGTGCATGCCCCTTGGAGCGGCGCACGATCGCGTGAATACGCGCCACGAGCTCGTCCTTGTGGAACGGCTTCGTCATATAGTCGTCAGCGCCGAACCCGAGGCCCCGCACCTTGTCCTCGATGCCAGCCATGCCGGAGAGGATGAGGATCGGCGTCTTCACTTTCGAAAGGCGCAGTGTCCGCAGGACCTCGTAACCCGACATATCCGGCAGGTTGAGATCAAGCAGAATGATATCGTAATCGTAGAGCTTCCCCAGATCGACACCCTCTTCTCCGAGGTCCGTCGTATAAACATTGAAGCTCTCGGACTTAAGCATCAGTTCGATGCTTTGTGCCGTGGCACTGTCGTCTTCAATCAGCAAAACGCGCATCTTTATCCCCTTCTCGCCGCCGACCCGGCCTGGCAGGCACCCGGCACCGAAGCAATGATTGCCTGAATCGGAGCCTGCCAGTTAATGGTTAACAAAATCTAATTCGGTCTGGCAAGCGCCAGATTCCCTTTTCAGCTTTTGAAGACACTGCATTGATTCCAATGGTGAAATATCCGCCTATGAATAGATCGAATCACATTAGCAGTTCACGCTAACCGACTCTCTCCGCAATCAAATTACGGCTTTCTCACGCACAATCTTTACCGCGCCTTAAGCCATCGTCCTTATGATTAACAATGCCCGTAAACGAATGGTTACCGAAGGGGCTAAATCTTAGGAATTTGTTTCCTAAGTGCGCTTACCCTGCGAGGACTGACCCGGCGTAAACGGGACTGACAGCCGCCGAGGGGCGCTGGTGTGTGCGTATTGTGGGAGTATCGAGTATGAAGCCGCGTGAAAACCTCGTTCGACTGAAGCAGTTTCAGGTTAATGAGAAGCGCCGCCGCATGGCACAGCTGGATTCGATGATTGCCGAGTTCGACCGCATGGCTGCGGAACTGGATGCGCAGATCATTTCAGAGGAAACGAAGGCCGGTATCACCGATCTCAATCACTTCGCCTACCCGACATTCGCCAAGGCAGCGCGTCTGCGCCGCGACAACCTGCGCACCTCGCAGGCGGAACTCGTCGAACAGCGCAAATCCGCCGAGGCGGAACTTTCCGAAGCTGAAGCCGAGCTCGCCAAGGCCGAAGCGCTTGAAAACCGCGACGGGCGCGGCCGTCAGGAGACTGCAGCCTCCCGCGCGATGACTGGCTGATCCCGCTCCCACGAACACATCTTGTCGCTGAACCGGTTCTAACGGTAGGGATATCCCTGCCGTTTTTGCGTTGTTCATGAAAAAGAGCCGGATTCACAGGCGTTTCTGAAACAACCCAGACGGTCCGGAGACCTCTCAGGATCGATCAGCGCACCGCGCCCGCAAAAAAGGGCCGGCGCAAAACGCCGGCCCTTTCGGGTTTGAACAGCGACCGACGCGGTTTCCATTTATCGTGGAAATGCGCCGAAAGCTGATCAATGTCGATATTGCTGGATGCGTGTTGTCCGCAGCCCCGCCAGGCCATGATCATCGATAGACGCCTGCCATGAGAGGAATTCCTCCACCGTCAGACGATAACGCTGACAGGCTTCCTCAAGACTCAAAAGCCCACCGCGCACTGCGGCCACCACTTCCGCCTTGCGACGGATTACCCACCTGCGCGTATTGCTCGGCGGCAGATCCGCAATTGTCAGCGGGCTGCCATCCGGGCCGATGACATATTTTACGCGCGGTCGAACCATTTCGGTCATAGTACTCTCTACCTGAACTCAAGACCCGATACACAAGCTACTGCGCCGGCTTTAAAATTTGCCTAAACACATGGTAAGCATACGGTAACGGACATGAATCCCGCGTTAGGAATTTGTCGCCTATTTGTTTCAAATTGCGCCGGCCCGCGCGGAAAACCTCCGGGAAACCGGGGCTTGGCACCGCATGGCTCTGGTTAACCTTCGGGCTGGCAGCACACGGATCCTTGACCTATATTCGCCGCATTGGCATGTAATCGGCCACGATCAAAGACAAAGAAGATCAAACAAATGAACAGCCTCGACCTGCCCGGACGCCCGCAGGACTGCCGAATCGTGGTGGCCATGTCAGGCGGCGTGGACTCCTCCGTCGTTGCCGGCATCCTCGCCAAACAGGGCTATGACGTCGTCGGCGTCACGCTACAGCTCTATGATCATGGCGAGTCCGCCCATCGTCCGGGCTCCTGTTGCGCCGGTCAGGACATCGATGATGCACGCCGTGTCGCAGAGACGCTGGGCATCCCCCACTATGTGTTGAATTACGAGCAGCGCTTTCGCGAGGCCGTGATCGACCCCTTCGCTCAAAGCTATGTCGCCGGCGAAACGCCGATCCCCTGCGTTTCGTGCAATCAGACCGTGAAATTCGCCGATCTTCTGGAGACGGCACGCGACCTCGGCGCCGATGCGCTCGCCACCGGCCACTATATCCGCAGCCGCGCCAATGGCGCCCACCGTGCACTGACGCGGCCGGTGGATGCAGATCGCGACCAGAGCTATTTCCTTTTCGCGACCACGCAAGAGCAAATCGACTATCTGCGTTTTCCGTTGGGCGGGCTCTCCAAACCAGAGGTGCGCGCCATTGCCGAAGACATGGGGTTGAGCGTCGCCACCAAGCAGGACAGCCAGGACATCTGCTTCGTCCCGCGGGGCAAATATTCGGACATCATCAGCAAGCTGAAGCCCGAGGCCGCGACGCCGGGTGAAATCGTGCACCTGGACGGACGCAAACTCGGCCGCCACGACGGCGTGATGCATTACACGATCGGCCAGAGGCGCGGTATCGGCGTCGCCACGGGTGAACCGCTCTACGTGGTGCATCTGGATGCTGATAATGCGCGCGTCATTGTCGGCCCGCGAGAGGCGCTGGAAACGCACAAGGTGTTCTTGCGCCAGGTGAACTGGCTGGGCGATGGGCCGCTTGACGAGTTGCCCGCAGATGGGATGGAGGTCTTTGCCAAGGTGCGTTCGACCCGCCCACCGCGCCCTGCCGTGCTGCATCACGCAGACGGCAAAACCTGGGTTGAACTGACCGAGGGCGAGGCAGGCGTCGCTCCCGGGCAGGCTTGCGTGCTTTACTCCGATGAAGGCAATGAGGCCCGCGTCTTTGGCGGTGGCTTCATCGAGCGTTCGGAAAGAGGGCGGGAAGCCGAAGCACAGCTCACACGCCTGGCAGCAGCCGCCCACAGCGCATAAGGTTCTCTTCGCCTGCGTTCGCGGTTGGTGGCCTGCAAGGAGCGGGCAATCTTGCTACAATGGGCAGTGGCTGGAAAAATTACACTGGCTGACGAGACGCGTCAGCCATGCGTTACAGAACCGGCCGTCAGGATACGCAGAACCTCGATGGCCTCTTCGCCCGTCGTGCGCGGCTCGCTCCTTGTTTCGATGCAGTCGAGAAAATGCTGCAGCTCACGCGTCAGCGGCATCCCTTCTTCCACATCCACATAGGTTGGCTCGTTGGTGGTGAACGCCCAGTGGCCGCTATCCTGCCAGACCGCATGGCGATAGACGGCGAGCTTCCGCCCCCAAGGCTCCACATCATCGAACACCGCCATCGCCTTGTCGCCGACAACCGTCAGACGGCGTTCACGATAGGGGTTAAGCCGCGAGGTGAAGAGGTGGCTGCGCAGGCCACCGGGGAATCGCATGTGGAGATGCGCGAAATCGCTCAGATGATCGAGCAGCGCCGCCCCCTCGCCCCGCACCTCTTCGGGTGCCGCTCCCGTCAGCGCCAGGATCATCGAGAGATCGTGCGGTGCAAGATCCCACAG
This region includes:
- a CDS encoding HugZ family protein, which translates into the protein MSEGKQKDIILETDADAIRLAKTLVRVARFGALATIDPEDGAPFATRVATATDLDGASLILVSGLSAHTKGLESDPRCSLLLGEPGKGDPLAHPRLSVKAAALRLEHDSEDHARAKRRYLARHPKAKLYIDFPDFSLYRLEPKTALLNGGFARAYRLSRKELLFDSPALAGLAEAEAGAIAHMNSDHADAIENYARFFSKERSGKWQMTGIDPEGIDLALGDETRRIFFDTPLDEAAQMRHVLVAMAGQARAGLAA
- a CDS encoding TrmH family RNA methyltransferase — its product is MTRNLIPIDSAEDPRIAAYRNIRERDLVGRQGRFVAEGRVVLNVLFSTSRFTAESVFLRENRVAGLFDLIERIPETVPIYTASASIMDEVAGFEIHRGILAIGRKRETSGEALLDTLPEAALVVALSGISNHDNMGSIFRNAASFGAAAVLLTDDCCDPLYRKAIRVSVGAALKLPFARFSDTATLATALHDRGYSILALSPQGKIDIAEIKRDPRHALLLGSEGHGLSEEDMKRLPTARIAMAPDFDSLNVAAASAIALHRLWCPV
- a CDS encoding DUF1134 domain-containing protein, whose amino-acid sequence is MPARLFDWTRFIQVFLVVFAVGLGAISVTTNSARANNGYTAQEIVDAGHGFFGATTGGLAAVVEKIFSNYGLPNGYVLGEEGSGAFIGGLTYGEGLLYTKNAGDHKVFWQGPSIGWDYGGQGSRVMILVYNLNSVNDLYRRFGGVAGSAYLVAGLGFNALTNDNMILVPIRTGVGARLGVNLGYLKMTPKPTWNPF
- the chpT gene encoding histidine phosphotransferase ChpT, with the translated sequence MSELFSLSATDLAALLCSRVCHDIISPVGAINNGLELLDEGGADEDAMALIRASAVNASARLQFARIAFGAAGSAGMQIDTGDAQAVATAFIANEKPDLEWHGARALLPKNQVKLLLNLLLVANSAIPRGGKLRVYLENLESAPSFKIKAEGPMLRVPPKFLELHSGSKPEEPIDAHSVQFYYTLLLARDTGMTVNIRATADEIILAAGK
- a CDS encoding response regulator, translating into MARCLIVDDSSVIRKVAKRILASAEMMVTEAASGQEALDLSAHDMADIIIIDSSLPDMDSSDVVRRLMALPAEFKPYILLCLAELDLGAIMRAKRAGAQGYMLKPFTRAQLLEQFREFQTAA
- the ctrA gene encoding response regulator transcription factor CtrA; this translates as MRVLLIEDDSATAQSIELMLKSESFNVYTTDLGEEGVDLGKLYDYDIILLDLNLPDMSGYEVLRTLRLSKVKTPILILSGMAGIEDKVRGLGFGADDYMTKPFHKDELVARIHAIVRRSKGHAQSVITTGDLIVNLDAKTVEVAGQRVHLTGKEYQMLELLSLRKGTTLTKEMFLNHLYGGMDEPELKIIDVFICKLRKKLDAASGGQNFIETVWGRGYVLREPEEIRESA
- a CDS encoding flagellar export protein FliJ, producing the protein MKPRENLVRLKQFQVNEKRRRMAQLDSMIAEFDRMAAELDAQIISEETKAGITDLNHFAYPTFAKAARLRRDNLRTSQAELVEQRKSAEAELSEAEAELAKAEALENRDGRGRQETAASRAMTG
- a CDS encoding DUF1153 domain-containing protein, producing MTEMVRPRVKYVIGPDGSPLTIADLPPSNTRRWVIRRKAEVVAAVRGGLLSLEEACQRYRLTVEEFLSWQASIDDHGLAGLRTTRIQQYRH
- the mnmA gene encoding tRNA 2-thiouridine(34) synthase MnmA, whose product is MNSLDLPGRPQDCRIVVAMSGGVDSSVVAGILAKQGYDVVGVTLQLYDHGESAHRPGSCCAGQDIDDARRVAETLGIPHYVLNYEQRFREAVIDPFAQSYVAGETPIPCVSCNQTVKFADLLETARDLGADALATGHYIRSRANGAHRALTRPVDADRDQSYFLFATTQEQIDYLRFPLGGLSKPEVRAIAEDMGLSVATKQDSQDICFVPRGKYSDIISKLKPEAATPGEIVHLDGRKLGRHDGVMHYTIGQRRGIGVATGEPLYVVHLDADNARVIVGPREALETHKVFLRQVNWLGDGPLDELPADGMEVFAKVRSTRPPRPAVLHHADGKTWVELTEGEAGVAPGQACVLYSDEGNEARVFGGGFIERSERGREAEAQLTRLAAAAHSA